One window of Thermocoleostomius sinensis A174 genomic DNA carries:
- a CDS encoding glycoside hydrolase family 15 protein, whose amino-acid sequence MVATAPHTFDCGPSTQPADSTTLDAYYQEIQAVILSRQNPITGLLPASTAINEHGNYTDAWVRDNVYSILAVWGLALAYRKLDIDQGRTYELEHSVVKLMRGLLFAMMRQAAKVEMFKVTQDPLDALHAKYDTGTGDTVVEDDQWGHLQLDATSLYLLMLAQMTASGLQIIFTIDEVNFVQNLVYYIGRAYRTPDYGIWERGNKINHGNPELNASSVGMAKAALEAINGLDLFGVRGSQTSVIHVLPDEIARTRTTLQSLLPRESSSKEADAAVLSVIGFPAFAVEDAALEERTRHTIVSKLQGRYGCKRFLRDGHQTVLEDAKRLHYEPWELKQFEHIECEWPLFFTYLMLDALFRGDRTQADEYYRRLQPLFVEANGHKLLPELYYVPAEAIEAERANPQSQERFPNANIPLVWAQSLYYLGQLLRDNFITPGDIDPLGRRLRTHTRHRPVQIALLAEDEDLQAELATHGIETQTLNQVAPIQVRQPEKLSAIYYQIGRNDKLGLTGRPIRRLRSLTTSRIFRIRGETIVFLPAFLDQQQFYITLDYHFLVSQIKGELVYMQRHWYQLGRPTMTLLLTHAMFAGGEDGIERSPLLGLLKELRDGSCNGVTIKLGPLNQLMLTAGIERIDFVHDFCFSPSTIQNSTPAPQYLTSDQDASLPLSTTQEFLLEYETNIARLLENLRQSHNLYEQIDVLEKLTQLVGLSFDTELGNTDTPVTIANLLDEVYTRAGELHLWSVIRRAAGLLGKFDIALAEAVTTILIRGKQIAVGKAYSEASLIDRPMPTDDILAKIQEFCGNDIRERPLTQEILVYLSVLIKTEPQLFDGLLTLRVGYLIVLLTSKLAQELHITRDEAYEHLMQLSPFEVKTQLTQVLMGYTTLDKTLFQQESLHVRQQQPIQWVVSPEAKDAEAQTEITTDWWQHRQREGALNRVPKGFYPKVWQVMQHCKGLVIGDKLDRRNRLDSDLILAEMTPGEKNFALRVEHLLNKIQAPEYRQVNIEALMELAALTEQNPDLLIEDYIVLDVLIGHAVRLAWLDRHPEHELSYNQQKGVAWRSFYETSPYVCASFIAKALQFLLELGKTEDLEQVNLEEGSNTHEE is encoded by the coding sequence ATGGTTGCCACTGCTCCTCACACGTTCGATTGCGGTCCATCTACCCAGCCTGCTGATTCTACAACTCTAGATGCCTACTATCAAGAAATTCAGGCGGTGATCTTGTCGCGGCAGAATCCCATCACCGGGTTGCTGCCAGCCAGTACTGCCATTAATGAGCATGGAAATTACACAGATGCCTGGGTGCGGGACAATGTGTATAGCATTTTGGCAGTGTGGGGGCTGGCACTTGCGTATCGAAAATTGGATATCGATCAAGGGCGCACCTACGAACTAGAACACAGTGTCGTTAAACTAATGCGCGGCTTGCTGTTTGCCATGATGCGACAGGCTGCCAAGGTGGAAATGTTTAAGGTGACGCAAGACCCGCTGGATGCGCTGCACGCCAAGTACGACACAGGTACAGGCGACACTGTTGTGGAAGATGATCAGTGGGGACATCTTCAGCTAGATGCGACGTCGCTATATTTGCTGATGCTGGCACAGATGACGGCTTCTGGGCTGCAAATTATCTTTACGATCGACGAAGTGAATTTTGTCCAAAACCTGGTTTACTACATTGGCCGCGCGTATCGCACCCCGGACTATGGCATCTGGGAACGCGGTAACAAAATCAATCACGGCAACCCAGAACTCAACGCCAGTTCAGTGGGCATGGCCAAAGCAGCCCTAGAAGCAATCAACGGACTCGATCTATTTGGAGTACGCGGTAGCCAAACCTCGGTGATTCATGTACTGCCCGATGAAATTGCCCGCACCCGCACCACACTTCAGTCTCTATTGCCTCGTGAATCCAGTTCTAAAGAAGCCGATGCGGCGGTTCTCAGCGTCATTGGCTTTCCAGCCTTTGCGGTCGAAGATGCAGCCTTAGAGGAGCGTACCCGCCACACGATCGTTAGCAAGCTTCAGGGCAGGTATGGCTGCAAGCGGTTTTTGCGGGATGGGCATCAAACCGTGCTGGAAGACGCTAAGCGTCTGCACTATGAACCTTGGGAACTAAAGCAGTTTGAACATATTGAGTGTGAGTGGCCCCTGTTTTTCACCTATCTCATGCTAGATGCGCTATTTCGCGGCGATCGGACTCAAGCCGATGAGTATTATCGACGCCTGCAACCACTGTTTGTGGAGGCAAACGGGCACAAGCTGTTGCCAGAACTCTACTATGTTCCGGCTGAGGCGATCGAAGCCGAACGCGCTAATCCTCAAAGTCAGGAACGCTTCCCAAATGCCAACATTCCCCTGGTGTGGGCCCAGAGTTTGTATTATCTGGGGCAACTGCTGCGAGATAACTTCATTACTCCTGGCGATATTGATCCATTGGGTCGGCGTTTGCGCACCCACACCCGCCACCGCCCGGTACAAATTGCGCTGCTAGCCGAAGATGAAGACCTGCAAGCGGAACTGGCCACCCACGGCATTGAAACCCAAACGTTGAACCAAGTTGCACCGATTCAGGTACGCCAACCCGAAAAACTCTCAGCCATCTATTACCAAATTGGGCGCAACGACAAATTGGGATTAACGGGTCGCCCCATCCGTCGCCTTCGATCGCTGACTACCTCACGCATTTTTCGGATTCGCGGTGAAACGATTGTGTTTTTGCCAGCGTTTTTGGATCAGCAGCAGTTTTATATCACCCTGGACTATCACTTTTTAGTCTCGCAAATCAAAGGTGAACTGGTGTACATGCAGCGCCACTGGTATCAACTGGGTCGCCCCACGATGACACTGTTGCTGACCCATGCCATGTTTGCCGGGGGAGAGGATGGGATTGAACGATCGCCGCTGTTGGGATTGTTGAAAGAACTGCGAGACGGTAGCTGCAATGGCGTCACAATTAAGCTGGGGCCGCTGAACCAACTGATGCTGACGGCGGGCATAGAGCGCATCGATTTTGTTCATGATTTTTGCTTTTCCCCCTCAACCATTCAGAACAGCACGCCCGCTCCGCAGTATCTCACTTCTGATCAAGACGCCAGCTTACCGCTTAGCACAACGCAAGAGTTTTTGCTGGAATATGAAACCAACATTGCTCGCTTGTTAGAGAACTTGCGGCAGTCGCATAATCTCTATGAGCAAATTGACGTGTTGGAAAAGCTGACTCAACTGGTTGGCTTAAGCTTCGACACAGAATTGGGCAACACCGATACACCTGTGACGATCGCCAATTTGCTGGACGAGGTTTACACCCGTGCTGGAGAATTGCATTTGTGGTCAGTGATTCGTCGGGCGGCGGGGCTACTCGGCAAGTTTGATATTGCCTTGGCTGAAGCAGTGACTACGATCCTAATTCGCGGTAAGCAAATTGCCGTGGGCAAAGCCTATAGTGAAGCCTCGCTGATCGATCGTCCTATGCCCACCGATGATATCCTGGCAAAAATCCAAGAATTTTGCGGCAACGACATTCGTGAACGTCCCCTGACCCAGGAAATCTTGGTGTACTTGAGCGTATTAATTAAAACCGAGCCGCAGTTGTTTGACGGATTGTTGACCCTGCGCGTGGGCTATTTAATTGTGCTACTGACCAGTAAACTAGCCCAAGAACTACACATTACTCGCGATGAAGCCTATGAGCACCTGATGCAACTAAGTCCGTTTGAGGTAAAAACGCAATTGACCCAGGTGTTGATGGGCTACACAACCCTCGACAAAACCCTATTTCAGCAGGAATCGTTGCATGTGCGGCAACAGCAGCCCATTCAATGGGTCGTCTCTCCCGAAGCCAAAGACGCCGAAGCCCAGACTGAAATTACCACTGATTGGTGGCAGCATCGCCAGCGGGAAGGCGCACTCAACCGTGTTCCCAAAGGGTTCTATCCCAAGGTGTGGCAAGTGATGCAGCACTGCAAAGGATTGGTGATTGGCGACAAGCTCGATCGCCGCAATCGTCTCGACAGTGACTTAATTTTGGCAGAAATGACCCCGGGCGAAAAAAACTTTGCCCTGCGGGTGGAACATCTCCTTAACAAAATTCAAGCCCCAGAATATCGCCAGGTCAATATTGAAGCGCTAATGGAACTAGCCGCCTTGACCGAACAAAACCCTGATTTACTGATTGAAGATTACATCGTGCTGGATGTGTTAATTGGTCATGCGGTGCGTTTAGCCTGGCTCGATCGGCATCCTGAGCACGAGCTATCCTACAACCAGCAAAAAGGCGTGGCGTGGCGATCGTTCTATGAAACTTCGCCCTATGTGTGCGCCAGTTTTATTGCCAAAGCGCTGCAATTCTTGCTGGAGTTGGGCAAGACCGAAGATTTAGAACAAGTCAATCTTGAAGAAGGCTCAAACACACACGAAGAGTAG